The following are encoded together in the Nocardioides sp. Arc9.136 genome:
- the nuoL gene encoding NADH-quinone oxidoreductase subunit L, which translates to MYSLSEAAHQVPVIEPSAADGVFSLMWLVIGLPLIGAAVLLLGGRATDRWGHWLGTLMPIGSFVISVLMFLELLGREEGDRSVGQHLYDWVSVGDLQVGMDLLYDPLSALFLLLVTGVGSLIHVYSIGYMEHDPRRRRFFGYLNLFVAAMLMLVLAENYLGLFLGWEGVGLASYLLIGFWQHKHSAAAAAKKAFVINRVGDIGMALAIALLFTTFGTTSFSAISAVSGAAEEDTLTAVGLLLLLAACGKSAQVPLQAWLLDAMEGPTPVSALIHAATMVTAGVYLVVRSNFIFELAPHAQTVVVVVATVTLLWGAVIGCAKDDIKKALAGSTMSQIGYMMLGAGLGVAGYAFAIFHLITHGFFKANMFLGAGSVMHGMNDDVDMRRYGALRHAMPVTFLTFAMGYLAIIGFPGFSGFWSKDKIIETALAENWVVGVLALLGAGITGFYMTRLMLLTFFTTKRWKEDVHPHESPALMTVPLVVLAALSVLGGVLLLGDWIVDWLAPVVGEAPHHEPPLPVMVITLLTVAVVAVGVAAAWFLVGRREVPLTPPQDVSFATRAARADVYGDAINDVLVVRPGAATVRGLTTADRTVVDGAFSGGSGAVKAVGDLLRRLQNGFVRSYALSVLGGVLLVVLALLAVNLA; encoded by the coding sequence ATGTACTCACTGTCCGAGGCCGCCCACCAGGTGCCGGTGATCGAGCCCAGCGCCGCCGACGGCGTCTTCTCGCTGATGTGGCTGGTCATCGGCCTGCCCCTGATCGGTGCCGCCGTGCTGCTGCTCGGCGGCCGCGCCACCGACCGGTGGGGCCACTGGCTGGGCACGCTGATGCCGATCGGCTCCTTCGTCATCAGCGTGCTGATGTTCCTCGAGCTGCTCGGCCGCGAGGAGGGAGACCGGTCGGTCGGCCAGCACCTCTACGACTGGGTGTCCGTCGGTGACCTGCAGGTCGGGATGGACCTGCTCTACGACCCGCTGTCGGCGCTGTTCCTGCTGCTGGTCACGGGCGTCGGCTCGCTGATCCACGTGTACTCGATCGGCTACATGGAGCACGACCCGCGGCGGCGCCGGTTCTTCGGCTACCTCAACCTGTTCGTGGCCGCGATGCTCATGCTGGTCCTGGCCGAGAACTACCTCGGGCTGTTCCTCGGCTGGGAGGGCGTCGGCCTCGCGTCGTACCTCCTCATCGGCTTCTGGCAGCACAAGCACTCCGCGGCCGCGGCGGCGAAGAAGGCCTTCGTCATCAACCGCGTCGGCGACATCGGCATGGCCCTGGCCATCGCGCTGCTCTTCACGACCTTCGGCACGACCAGCTTCTCCGCGATCAGCGCGGTCTCCGGCGCCGCCGAGGAGGACACGCTCACCGCCGTCGGCCTGCTGCTCCTGCTGGCCGCCTGCGGCAAGTCCGCGCAGGTGCCGCTGCAGGCCTGGCTGCTCGACGCGATGGAGGGCCCGACCCCGGTCTCGGCCCTCATCCACGCCGCGACCATGGTCACCGCCGGCGTCTACCTCGTGGTCCGGTCGAACTTCATCTTCGAGCTCGCGCCGCACGCGCAGACCGTCGTGGTCGTCGTCGCGACCGTCACGCTGCTGTGGGGTGCGGTGATCGGCTGCGCCAAGGACGACATCAAGAAGGCGCTGGCCGGCTCCACGATGAGCCAGATCGGCTACATGATGCTCGGCGCCGGTCTCGGCGTCGCGGGCTACGCCTTCGCGATCTTCCACCTGATCACGCACGGCTTCTTCAAGGCCAACATGTTCCTCGGCGCCGGCTCGGTCATGCACGGCATGAACGACGACGTCGACATGCGGCGGTACGGCGCGCTGCGGCACGCCATGCCGGTCACCTTCCTGACCTTCGCGATGGGCTACCTCGCGATCATCGGCTTCCCCGGCTTCTCGGGCTTCTGGTCCAAGGACAAGATCATCGAGACCGCCCTGGCCGAGAACTGGGTCGTCGGCGTCCTGGCCCTGCTCGGCGCGGGCATCACCGGCTTCTACATGACCCGGCTGATGCTGCTGACCTTCTTCACCACCAAGCGGTGGAAGGAGGACGTGCACCCGCACGAGTCGCCCGCCCTGATGACCGTGCCGCTGGTCGTGCTGGCCGCCCTGTCGGTGCTCGGCGGCGTGCTGCTGCTCGGCGACTGGATCGTCGACTGGCTGGCGCCGGTCGTCGGCGAGGCCCCGCACCACGAGCCGCCGCTGCCGGTCATGGTGATCACGCTGCTCACCGTCGCGGTCGTGGCCGTCGGCGTCGCCGCCGCGTGGTTCCTCGTCGGCAGGCGGGAGGTGCCGCTGACCCCGCCGCAGGACGTCTCCTTCGCCACCCGGGCTGCCCGCGCCGACGTCTACGGTGACGCGATCAACGACGTGCTGGTCGTCCGGCCCGGTGCCGCGACGGTCCGGGGGCTCACCACCGCCGACCGCACGGTCGTCGACGGGGCCTTCTCCGGCGGGTCGGGGGCGGTCAAGGCCGTCGGCGACCTGCTGCGGCGGCTGCAGAACGGCTTCGTCCGCTCCTACGCGCTCTCCGTCCTCGGCGGCGTCCTGCTCGTCGTCCTCGCACTCCTGGCGGTGAACCTCGCATGA
- a CDS encoding NADH-quinone oxidoreductase subunit M produces MNDLPWLTVLVAVPLVGAAVVAAVPRAELAKLVALAVSVLTLALGVAVALRYELGGGMQLTETHDWIAAFGVHYALGVDGLSLLMVLLTVVLVPIVLAYSWTHADEGTGASGSTRSFFAWALALEALSLAVFLATDVFLFYVVFEATLIPAYFLIGGFGKAGRGAAAVKFLMFQLGGGLVLLGSVIGLYVVSAQAGEPSYLTSDLAGLEMSTSAERWILAGFLIAFAVKAPLFPLHTWLADTTEKATPGTSVLLVCVLDKIGTYGMLRFCLELFPEASKWATPLVVTIALISIVYGALLAIGQDDLLRLVGLTSLSHFGFITLGIFAMSSQGQSGAILYMVNHGLGTAALFLTAGHVIERRGTSSIRRMGGMERLAPVLAGLFLVAGLATLSLPGLSPFISEVLVIIAAFDYHWWVGAAAVTGIVLAAIYVLWMYQRVMTGPGPLAGADGADGADGAGEHLDDPAHREPAGHGSDASERPAGGTATATATRPASTTGATAVRETRDLRPREVAVLAPLMVGLVLFGFYPMPLFDVANPYVEDLMARVDVDDDAPAVPPGTVVEPAGEHAGEGH; encoded by the coding sequence ATGAACGACCTCCCCTGGCTGACCGTCCTCGTGGCCGTGCCCCTCGTCGGCGCGGCAGTCGTCGCCGCGGTGCCGCGCGCCGAGCTGGCCAAGCTGGTCGCGCTCGCCGTCTCGGTGCTGACCCTCGCGCTCGGTGTCGCGGTGGCGCTGCGCTACGAGCTCGGCGGTGGCATGCAGCTCACCGAGACCCACGACTGGATCGCCGCGTTCGGCGTCCACTACGCGCTCGGGGTCGACGGGCTCTCGCTGCTCATGGTCCTGCTGACCGTCGTCCTCGTTCCGATCGTGCTGGCCTACTCCTGGACCCACGCCGACGAGGGCACCGGCGCGAGCGGGTCGACCCGCTCGTTCTTCGCCTGGGCGCTCGCCCTCGAGGCGCTCTCCCTGGCGGTGTTCCTCGCCACCGACGTCTTCCTCTTCTACGTCGTCTTCGAGGCCACGCTGATCCCGGCGTACTTCCTCATCGGCGGCTTCGGCAAGGCCGGTCGCGGCGCCGCGGCGGTGAAGTTCCTGATGTTCCAGCTCGGCGGCGGCCTGGTCCTGCTCGGCTCGGTGATCGGGCTCTACGTCGTCTCCGCGCAGGCCGGCGAGCCGTCGTACCTCACCTCCGACCTCGCCGGGCTGGAGATGTCGACCTCCGCGGAGCGGTGGATCCTCGCCGGCTTCCTCATCGCGTTCGCGGTCAAGGCGCCGCTGTTCCCGCTGCACACCTGGCTGGCCGACACCACGGAGAAGGCCACGCCCGGCACGAGCGTGCTGCTGGTGTGCGTGCTGGACAAGATCGGCACCTACGGGATGCTGCGCTTCTGCCTGGAGCTCTTCCCCGAGGCCTCGAAGTGGGCCACCCCGCTGGTGGTCACGATCGCGCTGATCTCGATCGTGTACGGCGCGCTGCTGGCCATCGGCCAGGACGACCTGCTGCGGCTGGTGGGCCTGACCTCGCTGAGCCACTTCGGCTTCATCACCCTCGGCATCTTCGCGATGAGCAGCCAGGGCCAGTCCGGCGCGATCCTCTACATGGTCAACCACGGGCTCGGCACGGCAGCGCTCTTCCTCACCGCCGGTCACGTCATCGAGCGGCGCGGCACCTCCTCGATCCGCCGGATGGGCGGCATGGAGCGGCTCGCGCCGGTCCTGGCCGGGCTGTTCCTCGTCGCGGGCCTCGCGACCCTGAGCCTGCCCGGGCTCAGCCCGTTCATCTCCGAGGTGCTCGTCATCATCGCGGCCTTCGACTACCACTGGTGGGTCGGCGCGGCGGCGGTCACCGGCATCGTGCTCGCCGCGATCTACGTGCTGTGGATGTACCAGCGGGTGATGACCGGTCCCGGCCCGCTCGCCGGCGCGGACGGCGCGGACGGGGCGGACGGCGCGGGGGAGCACCTCGACGACCCGGCCCACCGCGAGCCGGCCGGGCACGGCTCGGACGCCTCCGAGCGGCCCGCCGGCGGCACGGCGACCGCGACGGCCACCCGGCCCGCCTCCACGACCGGGGCCACGGCCGTGCGGGAGACCCGCGACCTGCGACCGCGCGAGGTCGCGGTGCTGGCGCCGCTCATGGTCGGGCTGGTGCTGTTCGGCTTCTACCCGATGCCGCTGTTCGACGTGGCCAACCCCTATGTCGAGGACCTGATGGCCCGCGTCGACGTCGACGACGACGCCCCCGCCGTACCCCCGGGCACCGTCGTGGAGCCGGCCGGCGAGCACGCTGGAGAGGGACACTGA
- the nuoN gene encoding NADH-quinone oxidoreductase subunit NuoN — protein MDFVKPTIEYAELAPLLIVLGGACLGVVVEAFLPRERRRLVQVVLSALVLLAALATTIWLATDLEEVADGAARGLLAAEGTVVVDGPTLYLWGLILLLSLGGVALFAERRVEGGVSAFAGQAAALPGTEAEREISTRGWEHTEVYPLLLFAVGGMLLFPASNDLLTMFVALEVLSLPLYLLCGLARRRRLLSQEAALKYFLLGAFSSGFFLYGVALVYGFAGSMQLSAIAEAVRNDTENQGLLLVGMGMLAVGLLFKVGAAPFQGWTPDVYQGAPTPVTAFMSAATKVAAFGALLRLFYVAFGSDRWSWQPMMWVVAILTMVVGAVVAVSQTDVKRMLAYSSVAHTGFLLTGVLGVQGAGDLAEGQVTSLQAVLFYLATYGVATLGAFAIVTLVRDSNGEATHFDRWAGLGRRSPWLAAAFGLYLLSMAGIPLTAGFVGKWAVFTVAMSAGAWPVVLTAIASSIIAIFFYVRYIRIMFFAEPDADLGEVASVTTPSLLTSATIAAGVVATVVIGVVPGPVLDLAARAGDFIR, from the coding sequence ATGGACTTCGTCAAGCCCACCATCGAGTACGCCGAGCTCGCCCCGCTCCTGATCGTCCTGGGCGGCGCCTGCCTCGGCGTCGTGGTCGAGGCGTTCCTGCCGCGGGAGCGGCGCCGCCTCGTCCAGGTCGTCCTCAGCGCCCTGGTGCTGCTCGCGGCGCTGGCCACCACCATCTGGCTCGCGACCGACCTCGAGGAGGTCGCCGACGGCGCCGCCCGCGGGCTGCTCGCCGCCGAGGGCACCGTCGTCGTCGACGGCCCGACCCTCTACCTGTGGGGGCTGATCCTCCTGCTCTCCCTCGGCGGCGTCGCGCTCTTCGCCGAGCGCCGCGTCGAGGGCGGGGTCTCGGCGTTCGCCGGCCAGGCCGCGGCGCTGCCCGGCACCGAGGCCGAGCGGGAGATCTCGACCCGCGGCTGGGAGCACACCGAGGTCTACCCGCTGCTGCTCTTCGCGGTCGGCGGCATGCTGCTCTTCCCGGCCTCCAACGACCTGCTCACGATGTTCGTCGCGCTCGAGGTGCTCTCGCTGCCGCTCTACCTCCTGTGCGGCCTGGCCCGGCGACGGCGCCTGCTCAGCCAGGAGGCGGCGCTGAAGTACTTCCTGCTCGGCGCGTTCTCCTCCGGCTTCTTCCTCTACGGCGTCGCGCTGGTCTACGGCTTCGCCGGGTCGATGCAGCTCTCCGCGATCGCCGAGGCGGTCCGCAACGACACCGAGAACCAGGGCCTGCTGCTCGTCGGCATGGGCATGCTCGCCGTCGGCCTGCTGTTCAAGGTCGGCGCGGCGCCGTTCCAGGGCTGGACGCCCGACGTCTACCAGGGCGCGCCGACCCCGGTCACGGCCTTCATGTCGGCCGCGACCAAGGTGGCGGCGTTCGGTGCGCTGCTGCGGCTCTTCTACGTCGCCTTCGGCTCCGACCGGTGGAGCTGGCAGCCGATGATGTGGGTCGTCGCGATCCTCACCATGGTGGTCGGCGCTGTCGTCGCGGTCTCCCAGACCGACGTGAAGCGGATGCTGGCCTACTCCTCGGTCGCGCACACCGGCTTCCTGCTCACCGGGGTGCTCGGCGTGCAGGGCGCGGGCGACCTCGCCGAGGGCCAGGTCACCTCGCTGCAGGCGGTGCTGTTCTACCTCGCGACGTACGGCGTGGCGACGCTCGGCGCGTTCGCGATCGTCACGCTCGTCCGCGACTCCAACGGCGAGGCCACCCACTTCGACCGGTGGGCCGGACTGGGCCGCCGCTCGCCGTGGCTGGCCGCGGCGTTCGGGCTGTACCTGCTCTCCATGGCCGGCATCCCGCTGACGGCCGGCTTCGTCGGCAAGTGGGCGGTCTTCACGGTCGCGATGTCGGCCGGGGCGTGGCCGGTGGTGCTGACCGCGATCGCGTCGAGCATCATCGCGATCTTCTTCTACGTCCGCTACATCCGGATCATGTTCTTCGCCGAGCCCGACGCGGACCTCGGCGAGGTCGCGTCGGTGACGACGCCGTCGCTGCTGACCTCCGCGACCATCGCGGCGGGCGTGGTGGCGACCGTCGTGATCGGCGTCGTGCCGGGCCCGGTTCTCGATCTCGCGGCCCGTGCGGGAGACTTCATTAGGTGA
- a CDS encoding polyprenyl synthetase family protein, whose amino-acid sequence MSTSSSAGLALPVTDPALGARLRDRMAEVEEALYAHVRSRYPYVTEAASHLLDAGGKRFRPLLVLLAAEAGPEPLAPEVLTAACVVEITHVGSLYHDDVMDEAALRRGADSANARWDNHVAILTGDFLFAKSSELTAQLGPDAVRIQAETFSRLVEGQILETVPPGEGEDPLAHYLDVVAGKTGSLIATSARYGARFGGASAEVEEALTAYGEIVGSAFQLSDDILDIASESAESGKTPGTDLREGVPTLPVLMARASTDPADARLLELLDADLTDDALHAEALDLLRKHPALEEARAYVVARATEAKDLLTVLPQGPVRDALEAFADVVAVRSA is encoded by the coding sequence GTGAGCACCAGTTCGTCTGCGGGTCTGGCCCTGCCGGTCACCGACCCGGCCCTCGGGGCGCGCCTGCGCGACCGCATGGCCGAGGTCGAGGAAGCGCTCTACGCCCACGTGCGGAGCCGCTACCCCTACGTCACCGAGGCCGCCAGCCACCTGCTCGACGCCGGGGGCAAGAGGTTCCGCCCGCTGCTGGTCCTGCTGGCCGCGGAGGCGGGTCCCGAGCCGCTGGCCCCCGAGGTGCTGACCGCCGCGTGCGTCGTGGAGATCACCCACGTCGGCTCGCTCTACCACGACGACGTCATGGACGAGGCCGCGCTGCGCCGCGGCGCGGACTCCGCCAACGCGCGCTGGGACAACCACGTCGCGATCCTGACCGGCGACTTCCTGTTCGCGAAGTCCTCGGAGCTGACCGCGCAGCTCGGCCCGGACGCGGTCCGGATCCAGGCCGAGACCTTCAGCCGGCTCGTCGAGGGCCAGATCCTCGAGACCGTGCCGCCCGGCGAGGGCGAGGACCCGCTCGCGCACTACCTCGACGTGGTGGCGGGGAAGACCGGCTCGCTGATCGCCACCTCCGCCCGGTACGGCGCGCGCTTCGGTGGCGCGTCCGCGGAGGTCGAGGAGGCGCTGACGGCGTACGGCGAGATCGTCGGCTCGGCCTTCCAGCTCTCCGACGACATCCTCGACATCGCCTCGGAGTCCGCCGAGTCCGGGAAGACCCCGGGCACCGACCTGCGCGAGGGCGTCCCGACGCTGCCCGTGCTGATGGCCCGGGCCTCGACCGACCCCGCCGACGCCCGGCTGCTCGAGCTGCTGGACGCCGACCTGACCGACGACGCCCTGCACGCCGAGGCCCTCGACCTGCTCCGCAAGCACCCGGCCCTCGAGGAGGCCCGGGCCTACGTCGTCGCCCGCGCCACCGAGGCCAAGGACCTGCTCACGGTCCTCCCGCAGGGTCCCGTGCGCGACGCCCTGGAGGCCTTCGCCGACGTCGTGGCGGTCCGCTCCGCCTGA
- a CDS encoding MarR family winged helix-turn-helix transcriptional regulator — MPDSPDPPPLTGEDLETWSALATVLEWLPAALDAQLQRDAGLTHFEYGVLYALASAPDRTLRMSVLAGYANSSLSRLSRAVSRLETRGWVVRAPDPADGRYTLATLTEQGREALDAATPGHVATVHRLVLDPLTRAQARQLREVSRRVARAIREEDGWRPPVQEGPA; from the coding sequence GTGCCCGACTCCCCTGACCCGCCCCCGCTCACCGGCGAGGATCTCGAGACCTGGAGCGCCCTCGCGACCGTGCTCGAGTGGCTCCCGGCCGCGCTCGACGCACAGCTGCAGCGCGACGCCGGCCTCACCCACTTCGAGTACGGCGTCCTCTACGCGCTCGCGTCCGCACCGGACCGGACGCTGCGGATGAGTGTGCTGGCGGGCTACGCGAACAGCTCGCTCTCCCGCCTCTCCCGGGCGGTGTCGCGCCTGGAGACCCGCGGCTGGGTGGTGCGCGCACCCGACCCCGCCGACGGTCGCTACACCCTCGCGACGCTCACCGAGCAGGGCCGGGAGGCGCTCGACGCGGCCACCCCCGGCCACGTCGCCACCGTGCACCGGCTGGTCCTAGACCCGCTCACGCGCGCCCAGGCGCGCCAGCTGCGGGAGGTCAGCCGGCGGGTGGCCCGGGCGATCCGGGAGGAGGACGGGTGGCGGCCACCCGTGCAGGAGGGACCCGCCTGA